One genomic region from Deltaproteobacteria bacterium encodes:
- a CDS encoding TetR/AcrR family transcriptional regulator → MADGAKQTERTGDMALRILESATQLFAQRGYEGTSVQAIADAVGIRKASLLYHYPSKENLHRRVLEELLSRWNESLPALMLAATTSRDRFEAVIQAGVDFFAADSNRARLLVREMLDRPAEMQRLVVTHSNIWVKAICDALREGQEHGRVRADLDPEAYVIHVVNLVCGMAMLDPMSLLLDHHASDGEVSERAKKRFVDELMRIARVSLFAPRPSKTT, encoded by the coding sequence ATGGCCGACGGAGCCAAGCAAACAGAGCGCACGGGGGACATGGCATTGCGGATTTTAGAATCTGCGACCCAGCTCTTTGCGCAGCGTGGCTACGAAGGAACAAGTGTACAGGCGATAGCTGATGCCGTAGGCATTCGAAAAGCATCGCTGCTTTATCACTACCCATCGAAAGAAAACCTCCATCGGCGAGTTCTAGAAGAACTCCTGAGCCGATGGAATGAGAGTTTGCCAGCATTGATGTTGGCTGCGACGACAAGCAGGGATCGCTTTGAAGCGGTCATTCAGGCTGGCGTTGATTTTTTCGCTGCAGATTCTAATCGGGCACGTTTGCTTGTGCGGGAAATGCTGGACAGGCCGGCAGAAATGCAACGCTTGGTGGTAACGCACTCAAATATTTGGGTGAAAGCCATTTGCGATGCTTTAAGGGAAGGGCAAGAGCACGGCCGTGTTCGTGCTGATCTCGATCCTGAGGCCTATGTAATTCATGTTGTTAATTTGGTGTGTGGCATGGCGATGCTGGATCCCATGTCTTTACTTTTGGACCATCACGCAAGTGATGGCGAGGTAAGTGAACGTGCCAAAAAACGTTTCGTGGATGAGTTGATGCGTATTGCGCGGGTTTCATTATTTGCGCCGCGTCCCTCGAAGACCACGTAA